A part of Acipenser ruthenus chromosome 12, fAciRut3.2 maternal haplotype, whole genome shotgun sequence genomic DNA contains:
- the LOC117416783 gene encoding succinate receptor 1-like — protein sequence MDYKDELLRDQFISGLREGSLRQELRRQVRQRPTMIFAQVKGGTVPCGRARDGTEWNRSNIFLFNLLLADLLYIFNLPFLVSVYMNNGVWYYGPLYCKIMRYLYHANLYTSILFLSCVSMDRYLLIAHPVKSAQLFKKWHAVLISMLIWVIVTLELLPMFFLITVEGISNSTELKCLDYASSGDVGTTFIFSMTMTFTGFLIPFGILVYSYVLVVRVLKDMQQRLKKTSEKAGKPLTLIVFAMVLFSASFFPYHVMRNARIATRMFYEPTSCPLIICRVLYNITRPLSSLNSCLNPVFYFLVGDSFRDKLLFFFKRKPKNKKPESITSVSTPAEPI from the exons ATGGATTACAAAGATGAGTTGCTGAGGGACCAGTTCATCAGTGGTTTACGGGAAGGGAGCCTCCGACAAGAACTACGTCGACAAGTAAGGCAGCGACCAACCATGATCTTTGCACAGGTCAAGGGGGGAACCGTTCCATGTGGTAGAGCAAGAGATGGAACAG AGTGGAACCGAAGCAATATCTTTCTTTTCAATTTGCTCCTGGCTGATCTCCTTTATATCTTTAACTTGCCATTTTTAGTCTCTGTTTACATGAACAACGGCGTCTGGTACTATGGGCCATTGTATTGCAAAATAATGAGGTACCTCTACCATGCCAATCTTTACACCAGCATTCTGTTTCTCAGCTGCGTCAGCATGGATCGATACCTACTTATTGCACACCCAGTGAAGTCAGCCCAGCTGTTCAAGAAATGGCACGCAGTGCTTATAAGCATGCTAATATGGGTCATTGTCACCCTGGAGCTTTTGCCCATGTTTTTCTTAATCACTGTAGAAGGTATTTCAAACTCTACAGAATTAAAATGTCTCGACTATGCCAGTTCTGGGGACGTAGGAACCACTTTCATATTCAGTATGACGATGACTTTTACTGGCTTCCTAATTCCTTTTGGCATCCTTGTATATAGCTATGTCCTGGTAGTCCGCGTCCTAAAAGATATGCAgcagaggttaaaaaaaacctCAGAAAAGGCAGGCAAGCCTTTAACTCTGATTGTTTTTGCAATGGTTctgttttctgcctccttcttTCCATACCACGTCATGCGGAATGCCCGCATTGCCACCCGGATGTTCTACGAGCCTACGAGCTGCCCTCTCATCATCTGCAGAGTACTTTACAACATCACCAGGCCCCTGAGCAGCCTCAACAGCTGTCTGAATCCGGTCTTCTATTTTCTGGTTGGGGACAGTTTTAGAGATAAGTTACTGTTCTTTTTCAAAAGGAAACCAAAGAACAAAAAGCCTGAATCAATAACCTCAGTTAGCACCCCAGCAGAGCCCATATGA
- the LOC117416449 gene encoding succinate receptor 1-like — translation MANNTASDCIETDIILENYYLPTMYSIEFILGLVGNVIAICGYIFCLKDWKSGNIYLFNLSLSDLIFLCTLPRLAMTYANNKKTVSSSYFSLSNRYILHLNLYSSILFLTWISIDRYLLLKFPMRQHILQRRSAAICICLLIWVLVTLQIVPILTFINNNDGNSTEFNDYASSGDPFKSLIYSLSLTVTGYLIPLTVLSIFYVKIATFLKIKDSQFQHAVSFQRPRALVCLAVVIFLLLLTPYHVMRNVRIALRMRTDYTKCTVILINSLYIITRPIAFLHSVINPLFYFLMGDRFREALLKKIRGVFERSSEVEMEQI, via the exons atg gCTAATAATACTGCATCAGATTGCATTGAGACAGACATCATTTTGGAAAACTATTACCTTCCGACAATGTACAGCATAGAATTTATTTTGGGGCTGGTTGGGAATGTAATTGCTATCTGTGGCTACATCTTCTGCCTGAAGGACTGGAAAAGTGGCAACATCTACCTCTTTAACCTGTCCCTGTCAGACCTGATCTTTCTATGCACCCTGCCCAGACTGGCGATGACCTATGCCAATAATAAGAAGACGGTGTCGTCTAGCTATTTCTCCCTCAGTAACAGGTACATCCTGCACCTAAACCTGTATTCAAGCATTCTCTTCCTTACCTGGATCAGCATTGACAGATACTTGCTTTTGAAGTTTCCAATGagacaacatattttacaaagaAGGAGTGCTGCAATTTGCATTTGCCTTTTAATTTGGGTACTGGTCACACTGCAAATAGTGCCAATCCTTACCTTTATTAATAACAATGATGGCAACAGTACAGAATTCAATGATTATGCAAGTTCCGGTGATCCATTTAAAAGTCTAATTTACAGTCTTTCTCTTACTGTCACTGGCTATCTTATTCCCCTGACCGTCTTGAGCATTTTCTATGTAAAGATAGCCACATTTCTGAAGATTAAAGACAGTCAGTTTCAGCATGCTGTGTCATTTCAACGACCCAGAGCACTTGTTTGTCTGGCGGTTGTTATTTTTCTCTTGCTCCTAACACCATATCATGTCATGAGAAATGTTCGAATTGCCTTAAGAATGAGAACAGACTACACAAAATGCACAGTGATTCTGATAAACAGCTTGTATATCATAACTCGACCGATTGCCTTCTTGCACAGTGTTATCAACCCCCTTTTCTATTTTTTGATGGGGGATCGTTTTAGAGAAgcactgttgaaaaaaataagaggTGTTTTTGAAAGAAGCTCAGAAGTTGAAATGGAACAGATATAG